A single window of Bombus pascuorum chromosome 1, iyBomPasc1.1, whole genome shotgun sequence DNA harbors:
- the LOC132910125 gene encoding histone-lysine N-methyltransferase 2D-like isoform X2 → MEAEEHLAREYVQEFVLDHLDPADVKREVRISSPMMVNGSVVQLPGQALQAQGLALAPLTPPAHELEQPHPLYGQPHIQVQHGVLVKAPPGAASHLTTLSHPGTPPDTPPVSASPPPLQLHRGDRDSRDRSLFLHLQQPSSIVQDDMQAGEGFCRQPGVMGWLTQSLRQEPLDLRPHCPQEQTPEPHHEAWPSAPMHHHFQDPQHLQRHTKHTGGYITMSGHIEYYGSAGTGGGMLPAGGSGMSGMEDSMQGIQMQPGRPMSVCSVSSCAAGGSTPPHRGNVLYQNCGSNNPQEELMNDELLMSLSVRELNKRLHGCPREEVVRLKQKRRTLKNRGYAQNCRSKRLQQRHDLETTNRNLQNELQRMKIELARIQQERDLFKQRWDILRTRQSHNHNHSHNHHQQQASQQQQQQQQQQQQQQQAQSQQPQPQQHQSQNQQQQQQQPPPQQHQPAPASPEVYL, encoded by the exons ATGGAAGCCGAGGAGCATCTTGCCAGAGAATACGTACAGGAGTTTGTTCTCGATCATCTCGATCCCGCCGACGTCAAAAGAGAG GTAAGAATCAGCTCACCAATGATGGTGAACGGTAGTGTGGTGCAATTACCTGGCCAGGCTCTACAAGCGCAAGGTCTGGCTCTGGCCCCTTTGACGCCGCCGGCGCACGAGCTTGAGCAACCCCATCCGCTTTACGGGCAGCCGCACATTCAGGTGCAGCACGGCGTCCTGGTGAAGGCACCACCGGGTGCAGCTTCTCATCTGACGACCCTTTCGCATCCTGGAACACCGCCGGATACGCCTCCGGTATCAGCGTCGCCCCCACCGTTGCAATTGCATCGGGGCGATCGCGATTCCCGCGATAGAAGTCTGTTTCTTCATTTGCAACAACCTAGCTCCATCGTACAAGACGATATGCAGGCTGGTGAGGGCTTTTGCAGACAGCCCGGAGTCATGGGTTGGTTGACGCAGTCCCTGAGGCAGGAACCGCTCGACCTCAGGCCTCACTGCCCTCAGGAGCAAACACCGGAACCTCATCACGAGGCTTGGCCCTCCGCACCCATGCACCATCATTTCCAAGACCCGCAACACTTGCAGCGTCACACCAAGCATACAG GTGGATACATCACGATGTCGGGCCACATAGAATACTATGGGAGTGCGGGAACAGGCGGCGGGATGCTTCCCGCGGGCGGAAGTGGAATGTCAGGGATGGAAGACAGCATGCAGGGCATACAGATGCAACCGGGAAGACCGATGAGCGTTTGTTCAGTGAGTTCTTGCGCTGCTGGTGGCTCGACTCCACCGCACAGAGGCAATGTCCTTTACCAGAATTGCGGGAGTAACAATCCTCAGGAAGAACTCATGAACGACGAGCTGCTCATGTCGCTTTCCGTACGCGAATTGAACAAACGCCTTCATGGTTGCCCGCGGGAAGAG GTGGTGCGTCTGAAGCAAAAGCGGCGAACCTTGAAGAATCGTGGATACGCTCAGAATTGCCGTAGCAAACGGTTGCAACAACGACACGACCTCGAGACGACAAATCGCAATCTGCAGAATGAACTCCAGCGAATGAAGATCGAGCTGGCTCGAATCCAGCAAGAACGTGATCTTTTCAAGCAAAGATGGGATATTCTTAGAACGCGACAGAGCCATAATCACAATCACAGCCACAATCATCATCAGCAACAGGCGtcgcagcagcagcagcagcagcagcagcagcaacaacaacaacagcaagcGCAGTCGCAACAGCCGCAGCCGCAACAGCATCAATCGCAAAatcaacagcagcaacagcaacaaccgCCTCCACAACAGCATCAACCAGCGCCTGCGAGTCCAGAAGTTTATCTGTGA
- the LOC132910125 gene encoding histone-lysine N-methyltransferase 2D-like isoform X1, with protein MEAEEHLAREYVQEFVLDHLDPADVKREVRISSPMMVNGSVVQLPGQALQAQGLALAPLTPPAHELEQPHPLYGQPHIQVQHGVLVKAPPGAASHLTTLSHPGTPPDTPPVSASPPPLQLHRGDRDSRDRSLFLHLQQPSSIVQDDMQAGEGFCRQPGVMGWLTQSLRQEPLDLRPHCPQEQTPEPHHEAWPSAPMHHHFQDPQHLQRHTKHTGGYITMSGHIEYYGSAGTGGGMLPAGGSGMSGMEDSMQGIQMQPGRPMSVCSVSSCAAGGSTPPHRGNVLYQNCGSNNPQEELMNDELLMSLSVRELNKRLHGCPREEVSQVVRLKQKRRTLKNRGYAQNCRSKRLQQRHDLETTNRNLQNELQRMKIELARIQQERDLFKQRWDILRTRQSHNHNHSHNHHQQQASQQQQQQQQQQQQQQQAQSQQPQPQQHQSQNQQQQQQQPPPQQHQPAPASPEVYL; from the exons ATGGAAGCCGAGGAGCATCTTGCCAGAGAATACGTACAGGAGTTTGTTCTCGATCATCTCGATCCCGCCGACGTCAAAAGAGAG GTAAGAATCAGCTCACCAATGATGGTGAACGGTAGTGTGGTGCAATTACCTGGCCAGGCTCTACAAGCGCAAGGTCTGGCTCTGGCCCCTTTGACGCCGCCGGCGCACGAGCTTGAGCAACCCCATCCGCTTTACGGGCAGCCGCACATTCAGGTGCAGCACGGCGTCCTGGTGAAGGCACCACCGGGTGCAGCTTCTCATCTGACGACCCTTTCGCATCCTGGAACACCGCCGGATACGCCTCCGGTATCAGCGTCGCCCCCACCGTTGCAATTGCATCGGGGCGATCGCGATTCCCGCGATAGAAGTCTGTTTCTTCATTTGCAACAACCTAGCTCCATCGTACAAGACGATATGCAGGCTGGTGAGGGCTTTTGCAGACAGCCCGGAGTCATGGGTTGGTTGACGCAGTCCCTGAGGCAGGAACCGCTCGACCTCAGGCCTCACTGCCCTCAGGAGCAAACACCGGAACCTCATCACGAGGCTTGGCCCTCCGCACCCATGCACCATCATTTCCAAGACCCGCAACACTTGCAGCGTCACACCAAGCATACAG GTGGATACATCACGATGTCGGGCCACATAGAATACTATGGGAGTGCGGGAACAGGCGGCGGGATGCTTCCCGCGGGCGGAAGTGGAATGTCAGGGATGGAAGACAGCATGCAGGGCATACAGATGCAACCGGGAAGACCGATGAGCGTTTGTTCAGTGAGTTCTTGCGCTGCTGGTGGCTCGACTCCACCGCACAGAGGCAATGTCCTTTACCAGAATTGCGGGAGTAACAATCCTCAGGAAGAACTCATGAACGACGAGCTGCTCATGTCGCTTTCCGTACGCGAATTGAACAAACGCCTTCATGGTTGCCCGCGGGAAGAGGTGAGTCAG GTGGTGCGTCTGAAGCAAAAGCGGCGAACCTTGAAGAATCGTGGATACGCTCAGAATTGCCGTAGCAAACGGTTGCAACAACGACACGACCTCGAGACGACAAATCGCAATCTGCAGAATGAACTCCAGCGAATGAAGATCGAGCTGGCTCGAATCCAGCAAGAACGTGATCTTTTCAAGCAAAGATGGGATATTCTTAGAACGCGACAGAGCCATAATCACAATCACAGCCACAATCATCATCAGCAACAGGCGtcgcagcagcagcagcagcagcagcagcagcaacaacaacaacagcaagcGCAGTCGCAACAGCCGCAGCCGCAACAGCATCAATCGCAAAatcaacagcagcaacagcaacaaccgCCTCCACAACAGCATCAACCAGCGCCTGCGAGTCCAGAAGTTTATCTGTGA